ttcatttccccttactctgttatggcccggctcccaaacgatgcgaatgtTGCCATCCATAGAGGCAACTTCTTaccctgcaagactgttcgtcacCTTACCATcgtggtttttattgcccttgtggcaattttaattcacgcattccgtgttcgcccggatctccgcctgcaggatcgtattatagtGAGGCAGTCTAAGacagatctcagcccctgggttctcaatgtagaccccctggCCCACTccggttccgtcaattcaagacacTGCGTGGCAGCAGTGCcgcgcactcgacttcaaggttcatctctgtagtaacgccggaaatattccatcaggtccgggtgacttaaatggtttgaagctcctcaaggattccttcaccatatattccgtaattataaaccttcgatcgacgtcattatttcaagattccggtttctccgtgagtcccgtcgtatcctgtggaaaatgggttttcatcaaaagcctcaacatgtctttCGTtctttctgctctcactcccatgtcgtctactaaagttacagtttggacatgggtttttgagagaaactttttttatcttggcgggtcattaacgctatcgacctgttcgcagaaacgcttccaggaggcacgttttgccgctctggcaaACTTATTGTATTCcctgagccgtgtgtaatacatatCCTAATAAACTTCagtttttttacgacgtgctctgttataaagtctgcggacctctttccttATGACCTTGAATCATTATCAAAATCCTCAAATTAagcaaaaaaatctttaattttcagTAATCCTTTTGTTTAAGTGCCATCGAATTAAAATCCATCcaattgtttaaaatatttatttttttataataaaatttttatttttaaatattagatTATTCTAAATTTACTAACTACTTCTTAATATATGGAAATAACAGAATCACAATGCAATATATTTGTCAATTATACACAAACACTtactaatatacatataaaagaatatttcttaaaataaaaCGGAGATATTGatgaagtgaaataaaatgctgGTTAATCTTAAAACACCGATGATCGGTGTACGATCAAGTACAGTTACATAACTAAACACTGGTTGTAATGGAatggaaaataaaatatgaaatttgaaaatcttCTATATACGAGTATATTCCAATTTCAATGCCCTTGGCTTTTAATACTTCGATTGCAGAAAAACAGTATAAGAATCATTTTCGTAAAGTGAGGTTaagtaaagaaaatatttcatggaaattataTTAGCCAAAACTTTTAAGATTTATAACGGGGTACAGCTGATTTGATGAAACAAGAACAAAGTTCGTTCGTTCTTTTGAGCAACACAGTCTTAGTGGAAGTGGCTATCTATTTTATTCAGAAGAAATAAAATGCATTGTTTTTTATTACTGGGCAACAATTTCTTagcttcaaaaaatatttacgGCCTCATTCACAAAACTAAAtaaagatttgaaataggtttatttcacatatttcctttatagaacagtcaactaaacctattttaaggcttcataaagttttgtgaataaggccgttagtTTTTCAATATAtcttttgctctcaaactaacTTTCAAAGCAAATTTCCTACTATATTCAAACTCGGCGCTACGAAATAACCTCCAAAGGCTTTCATTTATGTTGGGGATTATTTTATCAGGGGTTATTTCACTTTTCGCTTTGGGGTTTATTTCATTGGGGTAATTTTGTAGTGCCTTCAAACTCCACCTAAACATGGTGTTTGAAAAGCAGTTTTGGACGTTATTAAAACTTGCGTTTGGAATACGCCTAAAGATATTAAATCGAGCTATTGGTCTATATCCATGAAATGTTCAAATCAGACTCTACATAGGACGTCTCTTTTTATGCTCAATTTAAAATCGTATCGAAGAGATCTCATCGATATGATAGACATTTTTCCCAATGTGTAATGTTCATaggtaaattttcaatttttgttaaaaGATCTAATGCAACGCTCTGATCCACATATCTGAAAATTCGATCCGATCTTAGCAATATACTGCATTGATATCAAGATTTATCAGGTTGATCTGTTCGGATTTTGAAACACAGGTTTGGTGCTTTGGGAATCACTCAGAGAGACAAAAGAATAGTAGAAACGGACCTACCCAACGTTGATGACCCATGCAAACTAGAAACGCACCATGATTTGCAGAtgtgcacctggaatgtccgcactctttatggaGAAGGTGTCGAAAACTCGCAGGCGGATGTGTTAAAGAagaacaaggcagatattaccgccttacaggaagtgcgatggaccgggaatggcgtcactacaacagcAAACGgtaacgaactatactatagctaccAACAAAACGACGcacgaatttggctgtggatttgtggtttgtcggagactgaaacaccttgtctcaagctttactccggtggatgataggctagccacaatccgcataaaagctaaattcttcaacatcagcctcatTTGTGCCTATGACCCCACCGGAAGACAAGGATAAGCAGAGCAaatatattttctacgagcgcctagagagagagtatgaccgctgtcccgcccatgatattaaaatcgttctgggagattttaatgcgaagatagggaagacaTCTTgggtcggaaagtttagcctccacgagatattgcccaataatgggttgaggctactATTGTAGATTACGCCGCGgcgaaaaacatggtagttagcagcaccagatttcaacataaaaaaaatcacaaagccacatggcttaCAACCGATCAAAACAAGAGGAACCATATTGATCAAGTTGTGTTAGACGAagggcattcatccagcgtgttagatgtacgatcgatccgtggagcgaatatagatttggaTCATTATCTTGTGGCAGCAAacgttcgcacccgtttgagtctggtgagaaaagtacgatctgactctgcactgaagctggacattgaaaagctgcaaacacaacagatggctaCGGCAttacggcacgggatagctgtgagcatcacacattgaggtccgatctgtgtggagttcattgctgtcacgagaagctggGAGTACCGGgcccgtccacaggttgcggatagtggaatgctccatccggaatagctgtaactgcagtcgcggacaatcagcggtatcgagcggagagtctcagtgagagttcgggtggcaccggctcttgcacaatactgagtgcctacgatgctcgatatgacaaggcgagtaattggcgcctttaaaaaaccaatggccaccctggtgcttgctcacttacaggagcttgacgaggatcgccacctccacataaaaatgtggttacaacaacaacaaggcaacggcatactccactcgactgacccaactgcttgatgaaatcaCTCCTTGTTCtgatgatataacggcgcagtggcaaaccactACCCACTCACTAcatgaaaaatgccgcgaaatccgtacttgggtaccggaagcctccctcAAGAAACCTATGGTACGATCAAGAGTGTAGAGATGTTTATTGAAgctaagaatgcggcatatagagcaaccatgcaatcagtagcaacgcgccatatgaaggaaaggtatcgggagaaaaggtaAGAGGAGAAGCGTCTATTCTGCAGAATGAAAAAGGTAATGGAacgacgtgagtgtgagcgaattgagatgtacaggagtaataatgaagtccggaaattctaccaaagaattaaacatcaaaccgaggCTTTCGTGCAAGCACATCATCCTGTAGAGACATAGAAGGaactggtaactgacacagatagcgtgctgaggatatggaaagaacattttatccaactgctagtgtgcgacgatggcggcgaagaggataccgcagaaccaatccctgatgatggtatagaatgtttatctccttGTCAGAATAAGGTCCATGTAGCTGTgagccgactaaagaacaataaggcagcaggagctgacgggttacccgctaaactatttaagaccgaaggcgacacgctgataaggcgtatgcatcagctaatctgcgcaatctggctagaagtaCGCATACCCGACgattggaacctcaacatactatgtcccgtacgaAGAAAATAGACAAGaaagaatgtgccaactacagaggaataagtctcctccccttcacatgcaagatactctcgagcgtactgtgtgaaagattaaaacccaaagtcaatgagataattgggttctatcaatgcggctttacaCTTCCGCATAGAACACCACTATAGAATAGATATTCACTATGCGACaagtcctggaaaagacccgagaaggactaATCAATACCTGGCATCTCTTTCTTGGCTACAAacgatacacgttcctcagtaataCCAAACGGGGTTTCACACAAGGAGACAGCCAATCGTCTTTAATGGAGAAGATTATTcgggatgcagatgtgaatatataTTGCGCACTACTTACAAGACAACAAATGCAACTCGCAGGtcggtcggtcaccggaaacagtaactgcagcctttgaaataatCGAAAGGGGATCAGTGAAAATGAGTGTgtctgtaaatggagataaaacgaaatgaatGGTATCAACTCTCAAAACGCCCTGCACATCACATcagatcagataaagaaaatggagaaagttgggaaccacaactttgagatagtcagcaactttatccacCACAGtatccgaaacgaatgacaccagttttgaaataaagcaaacaataatactggcaaacagatgcaacTTTGGATGGAGAGACAGACGAAAAACGCACTATACATGACAGTGATACTACCCATGTTGTCATATGGTTCGGAGGCATTGGTACTTGTGAAACcaaacgaggcagtgcttggagtgtttgagagaaagatttttcgtaaactatatgggccagtttgcgttaatgcaGAATAAAGGtgtaaaatacaacggctgcattggctgggtcatgttgtcagaatggatgaaggagctccagcaaagaagtcttttgaaggcaaacacggtggtatactCAAACAGGAACCACCAAAAGCCTGATGTAAAGCTCAAttggtgggagacatctcgtGCTAGAGATATATATACAGGGTAACAGGATTCTTTGTACTTTTTAATCCAACTTAGtagaaaaataaagaatttttaagtttttaacattttttccaaagacaaagtttagtaaaattttggcaTCCCTTCTCTGAATGAGATCACTCTACAGTTGACGAAGGAGGTAAAATTTCTAGAATGGGTACTAACACATTTTTATTCTGGATACTATTGATGCGGAGGGTAGGCTGAAGAAGATTATTGACTACCTGGCGAGGCCGATTCGAGTTATGATCCTTAGGACTCGCTTTTCCTTGAAGAAGATTGGAAGGCGAAAGTCATACAGATTGTGAATTTGTTAAGGaacattttttgttggtttgttggtttttaaggaacattttttttcaacattcaaatttcttaattttggaATTTCGAGCTAAACCCAAGGTATACTTAACAAGATAACGGAAGATGTGCGAAAATCACATGATGGATTTTGTCAAAAATGAATCAGTTCAGTTTAATATACTTCCATAACATCGTCAATAGGCAAAAATCATGCAAAGATTCACATGATGTTCATTCAAAAAAATCCTGGCATCCTACacggaaaaaattttattctaattttaaagtttcgagccaaagattaccaaacttaatttaaagatgatcaattttccaacttttgaaggaaacattccctttggtgacAAATATTTGCCTTCATATtagggattttttattttaaatggtaggttaatgAATCCTTAAATTTGCGtgttgttattaaagacaaaaatctaaaatgaaggtgAAAATATCGTTGAAGCTTAGGAAATTCAACTTTGGAGAAGACAACAGTGTaccgtagttaaagacgcaaaattgTTTTACAAACAGGAGcatctttaaatgtttaatttttataccctccaccataggatggggctatactaatttcgtcattccgtttgtaacgctttgaaatatgcgtctgagaccccatatagtatatatgttCTCGATTGTCAAGGCATTTTAGgatgatctagtcatgtccgtccgtccgtctgtcgaaagcacgctaactttcgaaggagtaaagctaaatgcttgaaattttgcacaaatacttattattagtgctggttagttaggattgtaaatgggctaaatcggttcatgttttgatatagctaccatttaaacaaatcctgggtcatgacttcttgagcttctagagggctcaattcttatccgatttggctgaatttttgcacataacattgaggtatgacttccaacaacggtgtcaaGTGTtttctaaatcagttcataacctgatatagccgccctatatacggatctcccgataagacttcttgagcttctagagggtgcaattcttatctaattcggctgaaattttgcataggtcgttttggcatgacttccaacaactgtgccaagtatggtctaaatcggttgataacctgatatagctcccatataaaccgatctccccatttgacacactgagccactggagggcgcaatttttaagcgatttgtctgaaattttggaggtggtatttttctttgACTGTAAACAGCCATGacgagtacggtccacatcggtcaataacttgttgttgctcatttttaataaaataataagtAGACAGTCATctgtgaagtaaaataagaatcgatcagtgatcaaaatttgaaacggatggtcatgtccgttagtaaattagaaatttcatttaaagatAGGATCTTTATTTTAAAGCGTTGATTATTTGGCtcgttttttttgctaaaatcctacgaataaggaaaaatcttaaatcttcTTTGGGCtaacttttttttcagtgtagttgCAGATCATTGACCCACGTAGTAGAGCTAGCTACCAActtagtagagctggcaaaatatagatgacactatcgatatttaaatttttgaatgaataacgattgatatttttccgatggatgatggaaaactaaacaaaaataagcagtCTGACAATGAATGTATCCTGAAAGACacattgcacctatagagggcgcaattttcatccgtttagactagcattttgtacaatgatttccctcatgacttccaactgactttattaaccttggttttatttgatcAGTGCGTTGATATTGCTTcaatataagtcgatctcctgatttttatttctcttttttgcttgaaatataggtgatgggaaattaacgatagtatcgatactatcgatatttattattaaaactattgaaaatatcgaatgttgcgattatcgatagtttgtcagCTCTACAACTCAGCTGCCGGGCGCTTTGCTTTTTTAGTTACTTCTTCGCACAATTATTGTTTTACGGACCAGACCAGTTAGGCCATGTAATATAACAGCTTTCATTCGCTTATTTAGCCAAATAAAGCCCTTCACCTTGTTAAGTGTTCCTTGACTGAATGTACAAACTAACTTTCATCTTAACtgtctgataaaaaaaaatcttggtcAACAATATGGAATGAACATTTGTGAGTCCAGTGCTTAGATTACTAAATggttttcatttcccctttacTTACGGGGAAGTTATGTAGCAATAAGTGAGGTTCTAATGGTTTATATGTACATAGAATGCTAAAAATATCACTAACTTTACGCCTTAGTATCATCCTTTTGATCATTCGTTGGCACCAGCTTATAAGTCTTATCCCTCTTAAACCACAGCCaattattttcattgaaataatCTTCGATTTGCTCCAGTGTTCTTCCCTTTGTCTCGGGCTGAAACAAATACATGAATATTGACACCAGTATGCTGGCGACGCCAAACATTATAAATACACCCTTCATCTTAATACTCATATGAATTAGAGGGAACATTTTTGTCAAGGCAAAGAGAGAAACATTCATGGCTGCAAAAACGCCTCCCGCTGTGCGTCCTCTAATTTTAGCCGGAAATAGTTCTCCAATCATGATGCCCGGCATAACCATTAGGGCTGTGTTGAAGGCTATGTAGATCATCAAACATGTACCGGCGACAATAACATCTGTTCCCACCTTGGGTTGACCCTCTCGCATATACATATAGCCACTCAATATAAGACAGCTTAGTCCAGATCCAATGCCGGATATTGTCAGTATTATTCGACGACGTacaaacaataaaattatgcaaaatatcagtgtGCAACAGGTTCTTATCACAGCAGTCCAAATGGCGGCTTCTTTGGTGTCAAAGCCTGCCCCAAATTCTGAGATTATATCAATGGCATAGAATACCACAATAAAGGTGCCCGAAGCTATCTGCAGAAAGGAGAAGACTATCACTATTATCAAGGGCTTTATAGCTACACGCTGACAGCATagctgaaaaatgttctcatTGGTCTTTGTGGTGGCCTTCTCTTTTTCCAATCTCTCCGTCATGTTATTCaattctttttgggcaaaaatatcATTGCCTCGCAAAAAGGTTAAGGCCTTGCGAGCCTTCTCCAATTTATTATGTCTGAGTAGCCACGCTGGACTTTCTGGTATGAAGAAAATGGCAACGGCTGCCAAAGCGGGTAAAAAATTTCCACACCAAGCCACTGCACGCCAGTGCATTGAAGAACCCAAAGCATAAACGATGAGGATACCAACAGAGTAGGAGACAAATGGCGCTCCAATTAAAAGTCCACGAAGATTTGGCTCTGCTGTCTCTGCAATATAGACCTGCAATACATGAAAGAagggaatttttaattaataattttatatagaaTATTGAAGGGGCACAagcgaaatttaaaacaattagaACAACACTTAGATGAACCTGGCATTTCTTTTACAATATGTGGGCATATTTGTACTCCACTCTCTAAAAGCTTTGGCTGAAGTTCATAAGTCCCAACATTTCGGGAACCAATGAACTTTTCTCCAGCATCTTTTGCaattgtttatatgtatatgcTTTGCATAGTTGAAATCTTCTCTCTAATACATTTTTTCCTATAACCATTGCTTATACCCACACTAAACCCCACCCTTATAGGTACATAatagatatagtttccatataaatcaatcccaGGATTTTACGTCTTGATGACCtagtaaccacaattttcaataaaatttggcgCGATCCCCCGATATGActtttgagccccttgaagactcatatgttttttcttcaaaataaatcaaatgaaAGTACTGCTAATTTGTAGCAAAATCCATattggtgggtacccaaaattcggcccggaagAACTTAGCCCAGATGTACTTATTGTCGTTAGGTttctactctactcccaaacaccatggcggtcgctgttggAGCCAAACCAAGGAGCAAACAGCgaacgccatggtggacccatGAACTAGTTGGCCTAAGAAAGGGTTGCAGAAGGCTCGTTAACAGGGaaaaagccacaagggcaccacacgtTTCGGACGTCTATAAGAGTAAGCTGAAAAGGGATCAGAACAAATGCTGTAGCTCCATGGAGGATACATCAGTTGCCTCTAGCCTAGGAAGATCCTATTCTCAAAACCCTTTTTCGTatggatatattcagaagtcagataatgtatggacaatgtctagtaaggAAATACTAgtactactcgttgatacatattTCGCGGGAAACTTTACAACTAGTAAAAATGTGCCagttgagaacggatagagataacttttTTAAGTTTGAAATAGTGCTGATGGgctatcgagatcatgtgcaaagtTGGTCAAAGTAAAATAAGGGGAAATATTGGAATTTTGTGAAAACGAAATTtcgaattgaaaaaatttttta
The genomic region above belongs to Stomoxys calcitrans chromosome 5, idStoCalc2.1, whole genome shotgun sequence and contains:
- the LOC106080877 gene encoding facilitated trehalose transporter Tret1-2 homolog isoform X2 — translated: MDSVHSLATPVGSFLSGPMADYIGRRSTLLVSVIPVFIGWSILALAQSYPMLLVGRLLCGFATGILGGPAQVYIAETAEPNLRGLLIGAPFVSYSVGILIVYALGSSMHWRAVAWCGNFLPALAAVAIFFIPESPAWLLRHNKLEKARKALTFLRGNDIFAQKELNNMTERLEKEKATTKTNENIFQLCCQRVAIKPLIIVIVFSFLQIASGTFIVVFYAIDIISEFGAGFDTKEAAIWTAVIRTCCTLIFCIILLFVRRRIILTISGIGSGLSCLILSGYMYMREGQPKVGTDVIVAGTCLMIYIAFNTALMVMPGIMIGELFPAKIRGRTAGGVFAAMNVSLFALTKMFPLIHMSIKMKGVFIMFGVASILVSIFMYLFQPETKGRTLEQIEDYFNENNWLWFKRDKTYKLVPTNDQKDDTKA
- the LOC106080877 gene encoding facilitated trehalose transporter Tret1-2 homolog isoform X1 — encoded protein: MATKEREDEYSKIAPTKLNYQIVPASGNLNTSSNLYQQKQCDNGHEHKTIKRGIYHQIISTCAVLLLSAACGMPIGYSAVLLPQLSGVGTNSTPEIVIDIEMGSWIASVHSLATPVGSFLSGPMADYIGRRSTLLVSVIPVFIGWSILALAQSYPMLLVGRLLCGFATGILGGPAQVYIAETAEPNLRGLLIGAPFVSYSVGILIVYALGSSMHWRAVAWCGNFLPALAAVAIFFIPESPAWLLRHNKLEKARKALTFLRGNDIFAQKELNNMTERLEKEKATTKTNENIFQLCCQRVAIKPLIIVIVFSFLQIASGTFIVVFYAIDIISEFGAGFDTKEAAIWTAVIRTCCTLIFCIILLFVRRRIILTISGIGSGLSCLILSGYMYMREGQPKVGTDVIVAGTCLMIYIAFNTALMVMPGIMIGELFPAKIRGRTAGGVFAAMNVSLFALTKMFPLIHMSIKMKGVFIMFGVASILVSIFMYLFQPETKGRTLEQIEDYFNENNWLWFKRDKTYKLVPTNDQKDDTKA